The following are encoded together in the Sphaerodactylus townsendi isolate TG3544 linkage group LG12, MPM_Stown_v2.3, whole genome shotgun sequence genome:
- the ARCN1 gene encoding coatomer subunit delta, with protein sequence MTRTRIEGLLAAFPKLMNTGKQHTFVETESVRYVYQPMEKLYMVLITTKNSNILEDLETLRLFSRVIPEYCRALEENEISDHCFDLIFAFDEIVALGYRENVNLAQIRTFTEMDSHEEKVFRAVRETQEREAKAEMRRKAKELQQARRDAERRGTKAPGFGGFGSSALSGGTTAAMITETIIETEKPKVTPAPTRPSGSNKALKLGAKGKEVDNFVDKLKSEGENIITSSVGKRSSEAATVFAPPVNMESVHMKIEEKITLTCGRDGGLQNMELHGMIMLRVQDEKFARIRIHVENEDKKGAQLQTHPNVDKKLFTTESLIGLKNPEKSFPINSDVGVLKWRLQTMEESLIPLTINCWPSESGSGCDVNIEYELQEESLELSDVVITIPLPSGVGMPVIGEIDGEYRHDSRRNLLEWCLPVIDAKNKSGSLEFSIAGQPNDFFPVHVSFLSKKNYCNIQVTKVTQVDGNSPVRFSTETTFLVDKYEIL encoded by the exons ATGACGCGCACGCGCATCGAGGGCCTGCTGGCCGCCTTCCCCAAGCTGATGAACACGGGCAAGCAGCACACCTTCGTGGAGACGGAGAGCGTCCGCTACGTCTACCAGCCCATGGAGAAGCTCTACATGGTGCTCATCACCACCAAGAACAGCAACATCCTCGAGGACCTCGAGACCCTCCGCCTCTTCTCCAGGGTG ATCCCTGAGTACTGCAGAGCCTTGGAAGAGAATGAGATTTCTGATCACTGTTTTGATCTAATCTTTGCCTTTGATGAGATCGTTGCCCTCGGGTACCGGGAGAATGTCAACCTGGCCCAGATTCGCACTTTCACAGAGATGGACTCACATGAGGAGAAAGTCTTCAGAGCTGTCCGTGAG ACACAAGAACGTGAGGCTAAAGCTGAAATGCGCCGAAAAGCCAAGGAATTGCAGCAGGCACGGAGGGATGCTGAGCGACGGGGCACAAAAGCACCTGGTTTTGGTGGCTTTGGAAGTTCCGCTCTGTCAGGAGGCACGACAGCTGCCATGATCACAGAGACGATCATTGAGACGGAAAAGCCAAAAGTGACTCCTGCGCCAACGAG GCCGTCTGGATCGAATAAGGCACTCAAGCTGGGTGCCAAGGGGAAAGAAGTCGATAACTTTGTGGACAAGTTAAAATCTGAAGGAGAAAATATCATAACCTCTTCAGTTGGCAAACGATCCTCTGAAGCAGCCACAGTGTTTGCTCCACCTGTTAACATGGAGAG CGTGCACATGAAAATCGAGGAGAAGATCACGTTAACCTGTGGCCGTGATGGGGGGCTACAAAACATGGAGCTGCACGGCATGATCATGCTGCGGGTCCAGGATGAAAAGTTTGCCCGGATTCGGATCCATGTTGAGAACGAGGACAAGAAGGGTGCTCAACTGCAG ACTCATCCCAATGTTGACAAGAAGCTCTTTACAACAGAGTCCTTGATTGGCTTGAAGAACCCTGAAAAGTCTTTCCCCATCAATAGTGACGTGGGGGTGTTGAAGTGGCGGCTACAGACCATGGAAGAGTCTCTCATCCCGTTGACAA TAAACTGCTGGCCATCGGAGAGCGGCAGTGGCTGCGATGTCAACATTGAGTATGAGCTGCAGGAGGAGAGCCTGGAGCTGAGCGACGTGGTGATCACCATTCCCTTGCC GTCCGGTGTGGGCATGCCCGTGATTGGTGAGATCGATGGTGAGTACCGTCACGATAGCCGAAGGAACCTCCTCGAGTGGTGCCTGCCCGTGATCGATGCCAAAAACAAGAGcggcagcctggagttcagcattGCCGGGCAGCCCAACGACTTCTTCCCTGTGCACGTCTCCTTCCTGTCCAAGAAGAACTACTGCAACATCCAG GTTACCAAAGTGACCCAGGTAGATGggaacagccctgtgagattctCTACAGAGACCACCTTCCTCGTGGACAAGTACGAGATCCTGTAG